The Marinomonas sp. CT5 genome contains the following window.
TGTGTGGTAGATGCTTATCCATTGATACTAAAAGACTTATTTATATTCCACCAGTAAAAACGCGCAAAATTGTGAATGTTTTTTAGGCAAAGCGCGCTAAAAAATGGCCACCATAAAAATAGACTGTATATACATGCAGTTAATTGACTCTGTTATCCACATAGGGTTTTAGATACTTTCAAGCCTCTTGCTAAACCTGATCGGCTAACTTGTATCGGAAAAAACCACCACCCCATCTTCCGTCTTCCCCTTGAAGAAAGGTAAAAAGACTTTGCAGCAGTATTTAAAAGTTATGCGTTTACGAACAAAGGCAGATCACGCTTCGCTCATCGTGCCCTACATTTTGGGGAGTTTATGTTCAGTAGCGAGGAGCAAATAGAACGCCAGAGCGAGGTTAAACGTCAATTCTCAAAATAAAGTCGAGCGGTGGTGTTTGGTTTGCTCCAAGCGCCGAGGTGGCAGTCAGAGGTAAAGCCTTCCCCTTGGCTCTTTAGTTCAAGTAAAAAGGGAAGGCACAGTCCGACTACAAGTACCGCCCTTCTAGGTGTTTTCTAAAATGTGCGGCGTTTAGGGTTTCGCCTGTAGCGCGTTTGACGAGCTCATCTGTGGTGTGAAGCGAGGCTTGTGACCAGATGTTGTCGCTGAGCCATTGGAAGATTGGGTTTAGGTCGCCACTTTGGATGGCCATATCGAAATCACAGCCGAAGTCTACAGTGTTCATCATGGTGGCTTTGTATTGAGCGGCGTACATGGCACCGAGTGTGTAGCTTGGGAAATAGCCGAAAGCGCCGTCTGTCCAGTGGATGTCTTGCATGCAGCCGTTTTTATAGTTGTCTTTGGTGGAGATACCAAGGGCGGCTTTCATTTTCTCATCCCACAATGCGGGTACGTCTGTGTGTTCTATCACACCGTTGATCAGGTCTCGCTCGATCTCGTAACGCAGGATGACGTGAGCGGGATACGTGAGTTCATCGGCGTCAACACGAATGAAACCTTTTTCTACTTGGGTGTAGATTTTGTACAGGTTGTCTTCGGCAAAGACGGGGTCGTTGTGTGCGTTGAAAGCTTCGGCAGAGAGTCGTGATAAGTGGGAAATAAACGGCTTGCTGCGCCCTATTTGCATTTCAAAGAAGAGCGACTGAGATTCATGAATGCCCATGGAGCGGGCTTCGCCAACAGGCAATCCAGCAAAGGCTTTGGGTAAACCTTGTTCATAACGGGCGTGCCCTGTTTCGTGTACGATGCCCATTAAGGCTTGCACAAAGTCTTTTTCATCATAGCGCGTGGTAATGCGCACATCGCTTGGTACACCACCACAAAATGGATGCACACTCTGGTCAAGTCGGCCACGGTCAAAGTCGAATTGCAGCAGCTTCATCACTTCTAAACCAAGGGCTTTTTGCGTTGCTGTAGAATAGGTCCCAGACGGCAATAGGATGGATTCAGACTTCTGTTTTTCTAAAACCTTTTCAATCAGTTCTGGCAACCAAGTTTTCACATCGGTAAATAAGGTATCAAGAGATGCGGTTGTGGTGCTCGGTTCAAATTTGTCGAGCATGGCATCATAAGGTGTAAGACCTAGTGCTTCGCCACGAATTTTCGCTTCTTCACGAGATAAGGTGACCACTTCTTTCCAGTTCTTCTCAAAACCTGTCCAATCGTTTTCTTGGCGTTGAGTGCGCCACGCATGTTCACATTTCGAACCCGCGATGGATTGCGCTTGTACTAGGTCTTCTGGAACCACAGTGGCTTGCTGCCATTGGCGTTTCATCTCGCGTAGGCTGGCTTGTTGTTCTGTGGCTATTTGTTCCGTATTGAAGGATTCTTGCTCGGCGTTACCAAACCATTCTTCTAGTTGGGGTTGTGTCGATAGTCGATGAATGTGAACCGATAATTCCGCCATGGCGTTAGAACGTGCTTCGCTGCCACCCGATGGCATGTTCGCGGCCGCATCCCAGCCCAGCATGGCTTGAGCGTGGTTAAAATGGCTGAGTGTTTGGTAGTGTGACGTTAACTTGTCGTAGTTGGACATGGTCGTTTTCATCCTATGTAACAGTTGTTCTTCGTGTCAGATTGATATAAATGTGTGATAGCGAGGTAAAATTTGTCATCAGTTACATTTAGTCTAAATCGTTTTATACTTCTTAGACATGAAATATTGCTAGGTGACGACGATGAAACTAAACGATTTAACTGCGAGCGAAAAAGTGACACTAGCTCAGCAGCTTTGGGACTCTGTCGCAAGTGATCAAAATGCCATAAAGCTCACTACAACCCAAAAAAATGAATTAGACAATAGACTGGCACAATTCGAATTAGATCAAAATGTCGGCTCAGATTGGGACAACGTTAAGTCTAAATTTTTTAACTAAAGGGTGATTACCAAATGACAAAATCACTAAAAGAATTTAGAAAGAAAATTAAGCCAGAAGTACAAGAAGCTGCAAAGGCAAAAGCTGATAAAATCATTGCCAATATGTCTAGTTCAAATCACAAAACAAATAAACTATTCAAAGCAAACAACCTATCAACAAAAAAGCCGAGACATCTTTAAAAGAAACGTCTCGGCTTTTTGCATTAACTCTTGTTCTAACGCTTATTTATGACAACCACAGCCTGTGTGTTCGCCACTGAGTTCTTGCCAGTTTTTCAATTTACTAGTGCCGCCGATGCCTGAGTTGAAGCTGTTGGTTGGGTCGGTTTTTTGGTAAAACTCACGCAACGCAGGCTTGGCAATGTACTCATGTCCAACGTTATGCTCGGCTGGGTATTCTGCACCGCGGGCGTCATAGCTAGAAAGAATTTGCTTCTTCACTGCTTTGGCATCAACGCCTTTTTTCATGATGTAGTTTTGGTGCATGACGTGACAGAAGAAATGACCGTAGTACATTTTCACCGCGACTTTTTTTTCGATGTCTTGTGGTAGTTCTTCGAACCAATCGCGCTCATTTCGTGGGAAGGCCACGTCGATGGTCATGATAGAACCCAAGTCTTTTTTGTTCATTATGTGGTAACGAGTCAAAGCACCACCGGTCACGAAGCGATGTAAGATGGCTTGGTCTGCTTCACGCTTAGTACAAGCAAAGAAGCCCCCTTCATTGTCTTTAAAGAAGTTTTCTAAATAGGCTTGCGCTTCGGCTACACCATCGTTGCTGGTTTCGACTATCCAATGATGTTCGTATTTTTCACGGAAATCTTCCATGCGCTTTGGCAAATGATTTGGGAACAGCTGACTCGCGTATTGCATCATGATGTCAGAGAATTTAGACGGCATGAATTTCAGCTTGCCAGCCCATCTGTCCACTGTACGTTTTAGCGCAAACATTTTAGGAATGTATTTAGTGCCCAATTTATCGATCACCAAATAACTGTCTTTGCCGTATTTTTTACTGATGTCATAGCTGCTGCTGTGCATGTATTCACCAGACACAGGCAGATTTTTAAAGGTAGACAACATATCACGGCGCATTTGTTCCATAACCGCAGGATCATTGGTGCCAATGTAGAAGACTTGGTACTTTTCTGGAATCGGGAAGGTATCAATACGCACGGCAAAGACCGCCAATTTACCCGCACAACCAGATGCTTCGTACAAGCGACGAGGATCGTTATTGAAACGTGATGGGGTGTCTGCATCGACGTCACGAATACGCTCGTGGTATTCGTTGTCAGAACCGCGTTTTTCTGGGAACTGTACGTCTTTCTCTTGGTAGGTTTTGTTTTGCAGATTGGTCAGAATTTCTTCTGGATCACTTCCCAACTCAATGCCTAAGTTGTTCACCAATTGCAGTTCGCCGTCTTGTGTGACTTGGGCAAACAAGGACATTTCTGTATACGCTGGCCCACGTTGCACCAAGGCACCGCCAGAGTTGTTACATACACCACCTACGATAGAGGCACCGATACAAGAAGAGCCAATGACGGAATGTGGCTCACGGCCGTATGGTTTTAGGGTGTCCTCTAAACCAAATAAGGTGCTTCCCGCAAAACCCACAATCTGTTTACCTTGGTCAAGCAACTGAATGTCGTCAATACGCATGGTGCTGATGATCACGATAGGACGATCATAGTCCGCACCATTAGGTGTTGAACCGCCTGTCAGACCAGTATTGGCCGCCTGCATAATGACAATCACGTCCGCTTTCACACAAGCTTGTAAACATTTCCAAATTTCAACCAGACTACCAGGACGAACGACCGCATAGGCCTTGCCACCACCAAGACGAAAACCCTGACTGTAAGGTTTGGTCTTATCTTCATCGGTTAAGGTATATTGATTTCCTACAATGGCCTTTAATTCAGCAGCCAAATCTAAGTTGAAATGAGTTTCCGTCATACTGTTTTCCGTCATAGAGGGTACTTCGCAACGTGTCGGGGGAAAGAGGCGGGTATACTAAACCGATCAACCAGTAAAAAAAACTCCAGTAAAATAAATAGGAATCCTACTCATAAAGGATGCTTATGCAAAAAGAGGGTTGCATCAATCATTTGACAAGCATAGAAATACTGAATCAAGCATAAGGCGCCATTCTCTAAAATACCTAGAAGCTCAAACCAATCATAAGATGTAGTAACATAGGAAATACTATTAGGGTCATCTTGCTTTACGCTTTATCCTGTAAGTTTATCTCTTTCTATTACAATAGAAATTTATCTAATTATTTGAATGAAATAGAGTTTATATAATGATTCAAACAATCGGCAGAGCACTTTGGTTTTCTCTTTTTTTGATGAGCGCTCTTATCGCTTCACTGGCCGACGCACAAACTTATGAACCATCAAATATTGATAAAGCCCTGTATTTTAATGCCAATATCAGAGATGCTGAGTTTTGTTCTATGGTCTTCTCTCAAGAAAATCAGCAATTGCTCGCTGTTAATAAATACAATGGCAAAATCATTTCCAACCCTGCCATGACCTGCCCAGACATGTTTTCATGGAAATTATTTGCAGAATCAGTTGAAGATCAATTCTGGCGTAATTGGGCGGACCAAAAGCAGAATTGGCCAAATGAACCCTATCCACTGTGTGCAGCAGGGCAGAGTCCACCAGCCGATCAGTGTTGTGCCTTTGGGAATAATCAAAACAGCCAAGGCCACTGCCCTATTTATCCGGGCAACAAAACATCATCAAATAAAACACAAGATCCGTTGCGCTCTACTAGCGCGTCTCTTCATGGCGCCGCCATCAGTAAATCTGAATTTAAACAGCGTATTAAAAACGCCAAAAAACAATCTCGCTCAAACCAGCAAAGCTGCTCTGCGGTAGAAATAAATGGCTCTGTCACCGATGTAAGAAAACAGATTTACGCCACATTTGCCCCAGAAAATAGCGAAAGTATTGGCCGTATTATTCGACAAACCAGTACGGAATTAACGTTACGAAATCAGCCTTTCCATGATTATCTGTTCAAGAACAATCTTTATAACACCTCAGGTTTGTTAGCGATTTATAACCAAAATAACGACAACCTACAAAACAGCGCCCCTTATCATTTACGAAATCAATCCGCGACGCGCTCAAGGTCAGCAAACCTTTCCCGGATTGATCTGCCTCCTGATGCCGTCATGATGAAAAGCAATTGGGTACATCAAGCGCTGTACGAAACTCTGGCTGAGCGTTTTGCTAAGCAATACGCCACTAAGTTTATTCAAGCTCATGGTGGAAGATTAAATGCGGAACAGAAAGTCGAGCTAGATAACGCCCTAGCACAGCGAAAAGAGTCCGCTCAGTCAAATCAGTTTATCCATACGGCTAACATTTCAACGGATATTAATTTGCAGGCGCTTGGTATTAGCCATGAAGAGCGGCATTGCAATCTAACAGGCACACATTATTTGCTGTCCTTTCATATCTCATCGAAAGACATACCAAACTGGGTGTGGGCAACCTTCGAACACGTCAATCTACCGGGACGATGCGATCTCACCGGCTGCAATGATTCATATGGATTCAAAAGCTCAGATAAACGCCGCCCAGAAGGCACAGCAGACAACTACGTGGCCGCCAATCAACACAGTGATAATTTGAGCGATGGGCAAATTGTTTTTGATAACGATGCCGGCTATCCGGCAGAAGACATACGTCCCGAGTGGGAAGCCCTGCTTAATACATTAAACATTGGTACAGAAGAGAAATCGGCGATAGAACCGAGCGCCGCAGACAAGGCTTGGCGACATTATCGTTTGAAAGGTTCTCAAGTGGAGTTTGTTAACGCAAAAGGGATGCCGACAATACTGGGCAATTCGATTACTGAAGCCGGTTTTATGGAGGGTTCTAGCTGTATTTCCTGTCACTCACGAGCGACCATTGCCCCCAATCTTAACCCGGTACCTGGCGATACAGCGATCGTTTCCCCCTTATCTATGTTCCAACGAGATGTAAGTGCTTTTGGATACCGCCGTGGCACTCATGGTATTCCTAACCCTAATTGGTTTTACAACGACCACAGTGATGCACCTAAAGTTGAAGCCTTACAAACCGATTTTATTTGGGGATTTTTATTTGCCAAAGATGTTGTACCCGCTAGCAAACAGCCATAACAAGATCAGTTACGTTTTAATCTAAAGTCCAAACTAAAGCAGAAGCTTAAGATACCGCTTCTGCTTTTTTAATCTCATCTCGGATATCCAGCAAAAGCGATAACGCATTCTCGCCATTCATATTATAAGGGTCAAAGTTTACGCTCTTAGTATGCTGATAAAAGAGTTCACGAAGGCTGTCTGTATTCTGTAAATAGCCCATATTCCAACCAGCAAACTCTCTAGCTGAAATCGTTTGATAATCTATAATCTCGGGGTTCTTATGACGATCATCTGTCACTATTTTATGATAAATCTCATTCACATCTTTACGAGTTCCTTCTAAGCACTGAAGGAAGAAGCGGCGATTAAATGATAACAAGCCAGTCACATTCAAGGCTTTATTATTCACTCTAGCCACTTTTAGAATACGAGCAATGTCATCCACTTCAAATTGCTCAGTAATAGTACTTGTATAAATAAGTCGAACTAAATCCACATTAAGCCCTCCCCTAACGAATACATAAATACATCATTCAGGTTGAGGTTAACGATTTTATCTATAAAAATAATGTGGACTTTAGTAATTTTTATATGGTTTTTTATTTAATCGGATATTTTCCAATCTTAATGTTAGTGCTCAACAGCAATATATACATCAACGCTGTTTTCACTGGTATAACATTCAAAATCCACAGTATAAAGGCGCTGGTGAGCACAATTGTCACCACTAAAGTAGCGCCAGATCTCACCCCACACATCGATCACGATTTGTGGCATTTCTCCTTCGCCGGAGAAGACTAAATATTCCCCAGCTGGCAGGACTACCATTTCGAGCTCTTTTTTTGACTCCACCATACTGGGATCAGATCCCACTAAAACATTGAAGTCACCCGTATAGTCCGAGTCATATTGATAATACACGCCATATAAACAGGCCCCCTTTTCGTAGTTCACATTAGCTTGCTGTGCAAAAGTTTGATGCAAAGCTCCGATCTTCGCCGTTTCCGGCTGCATTTCACTGGCATTATTGGTTCTTACACTTAAACCTGCTACACGATGTTCAACTAGGGTGACTTGCTTCATGGCTCCTCCAACTTTCTTCATCTTAATAGGACTTAACTCGAATGTTGCCACTATATCGACAACTATGACACTTTATGTCACATTAAAATAATGACCCGCGCCAATACAACAAAACATTTAGATCGATTAGAGCAATTAACCGCCATTCTGAAATCAGAAGATGCTCTGACGAGTAAAATGATTGCAGAAGAATTGAATATCAGTGAGCGAACTTTATTTCGCGATATCGGTATTTTGCGAGAACGGGGTTTACCCATCGAAGCCGACAAAGGTCGCGGTGGCGGCATTAAACTTCATCGACATTGGGGCGTTGGACGGCTGTCATTAGAAAGCCAAGAAATAATTGATTTACTCATCAGTCTCGCCATTGCAGAAAGCATGGGGCCAACCTTGTTTATGAGGAATATCGATACCGTTCGTCAAAAGCTGATGGCATCTTTTTCTCCTAAACAAAAAGAAAAAATGCACCAACTACGCAAACGTATCCATGTTGGAGAGCAAGCATCTCCAGATGTTTTACAGTCTTTCAGCACAAAAAAACAAGAGACAAAAGCAACGATTGAAACCCTACATCACGCTTTTCTTTTTAATCGTCGTCTCTCAATTATTTATCAAGACTTTTATAACCAAGAAACGCAGCGAGACATTGAAGCCCATTATTTATATTTGGGCTTCCCTGTTTGGTATCTATTAGCGTGGGATTATCTTAGAAATGACGTACGCATTTTTCGCTATGATCGCATCAAACAAGCGGACATTTTGCCACAAGAATTTACAGTAAGACCGCTAAGTGATTTTCATGACATTCTTACCAAGCAGAATGTTAGAACTCTCTAATCCTTCACTTTTTTTGCGTTTGCGCCATGTCGCTGAAAAAATGCATTCATATCTTGGGCAATTGGCGCCTTGCTCTTAAAGAACCACATTAGGCTTGAAACCATTTCTACATGGTCTACGCCTTCATATACCTTGCTCTCAACTTGCCCTTTCTCTGTCTGTATTTTATCGATCAGCTTATCCATGTTGCTTTTGTAGACAATTTCATCATCGGCTCCCCACAGAAGTAACATTGGAGGCTCCGTACCATCGATAAAAGTAGGAACTTGCATATTGGGGTAGTTTTCAGGCGGCCCAAACATATCTTTATAATCTTCTTCCCTCGGCACAAAATCGTAGGGACCGGACAGACCCGCAAAGCCCTTAATAATTGAGGGAGACAATCCATTTGCTTCCAAATAATGTTTATCGGCGGTGACCAAAGCACCAATGTGAGCACCAGCAGAATGACCGGCTACGTATAAGCGCTCCGGATCACCTTGATATTCGGCAATATGACGATAGGTCCAAGCGACCGCTTTCGCCCCATCTTCAACAAAGGTAGGGAATTTGACTTGTGGATACTTGCTGTAATCGGCAATAACCGTCACATAACCTTGCTTTGCAAACAGCTCACCCACAAAAGGATACATGTCTTTTGAACCGTCTTTCCAGCTTCCGCCATAGAAGAAGACAATGACTGGCTTGGATTCTTGCGTCTCATTAGGAAACACATAAATGTCGAGTTTCTGCCACTTCTTCGCCCCATAGGCTATGTCTTTTGTAGATTTAGTATCACTAAAATGACTTGGTAAGTTGGCGACTTCAATACCTACTTTGGTACAGGCCGCCAGTAGCAAAGAGCTTAGCGCGACACCTATTTTTTTTACGCCCAAGACGGTCTCCTTATTTCGTTTACATTGAGCACATAGTTATTTACTACGAAGACAACAGGAAAGAAGATCACAATTTTTTGAAATTTTTAAAGCTGCCCTTTGCTTTGCTGACCTCCTTACTTTATTTTCATAAAGAAAAGTCACACGACACACAACAATAACAATTGACTAACATCAGGTAGGACTCATGAAGGATATCATTGCGCAATTAACGGATGCACTTGGAAAAAACACGCTTATCTCAGGCTCTTCGATTAGTGATAAATACAAAACCGATTGGAGTGGCGTTGCAGGCTCTTTACCTATTGCTCTTATTCGAGCTTCTTCAACAGAAGACGTCGCCAACACATTAAAAATCTGCAATGAAAATAAACAGCCTGTGGTCATTCAAGGCGGCCTCACCGGTATTAGCGGTGGCGCTGTACCGCAACACAACGAAATCGCCATTTCATTAGAAAGAATGTCTGGCGTTATCGAAATAGACACAGACTCAATGACCATTACCGCTCACGCGGGAACCCCTCTCCAAGTTCTCCAAGAAGCCGCAGAAGAAGTAGGACTCTGTTTACCCTTAGATATGGGATCACGTGGCACTTGTACGGCTGGCGGTGTCGTTTCTACCAACGCAGGTGGTAATCAAGTTATTCGCTATGGTTCAACCCGAGCCTTGGTACTTGGTTTAGAAGCCGTGCTTCCTGATGGCACCGTTATCAGCGCTCTCAACAAGATGCTGAAAAACAATGCGGGATTCGACCTTAAACATTTATTTATCGGCTCTGAAGGCACATTGGGGATTGTCACTAAAGTCGTGATGCGACTTTTTCCAAAAGCGAACGCCGTTCAAACGGCTTTGTGCGCTTTATCGAATTTTTCCGATGTGCTCGCATTACTCAAAAAAAGCTATTCCGAATTAGGTGATGGCATCACCTCTTTTGAAGTCATGTGGGCCAATTACTTTGATGAAGTCATTGATACGGTTGAGCAAGCCAGCAGTCCTTTTCAAGAGAAACATGCTTTTTACGCTCTGATCGAATACCAAGGGCGAGACCATGAACAGGATAATGAAACCTTCTCAAGGGTACTGTTCGAAGCCATGGAAGCGGAATTAGTTTCTGATGCCGTGGTTGCCCAGTCCGCTAAACAAACGGCTTCATTCTGGCAGATCCGTGACGGCATAGGTGAACTTCTTGCCACCATGGGTCCTGTGGTTAATACCGATATCAGTGTACCAATCAGCCAAATGGAAAACTTTGTAGAACAACTAGAATCATCACTCTATGAAGCCTTTTCGGATATCAAACTGCGTATTTTTGGTCATATCGGCGATAGTAACTTGCACCTTTGCGCTGGAACCGGATCTGCTGAGGACCTAGACGCTATCTCGGCAAATATAATGGCGATGACAGGGCAATTTAAAGGCTCGGTTTCAGCGGAGCATGGTATCGGAGTCTTAAAGAGAAAGTACTTACACTACTCAAGAACGCCAGAAGAAATTGCCCTCATGCGAGCGTTAAAAAACACCATGGACCCGAATGGGATTTTAAATGCAGGTAGAGTTATTTAACTCCTCTCATTAACGTATTTCAAAAACAAAAAAGCCGCTCGTGAGAGCGGCTTTTACCAACCTTCTTCTAAGTCGTCAGGTTACCCACCAAATACGACCGTACGCTTGCCATTTAAAAACACACGTTTTTCAACATGACATTTCACAGCATTAAACAAAGTAACACGTTCGATGTCTTGGCCTTTAGCGATAAGGTCTTCAACGTAATGAGCATGGTTAACTACTTGAATACCTTGGGAGATAATCGGGCCTTCATCCAAATCATTATTAACATAATGAGCTGTCGCACCAACCATTTTCACGCCTTTCTCCCATGCTTGGTGATAAGGTCGAGCGCCTTTAAAACCAGGCAATAAAGAGTGGTGAATATTAATGGCGCGGCCATCTAGATATTCACACATCCCCGGTGAAAGCACTTGCATATAGCGCGCTAGCACGACTAATTCGGTATCGTATTGCTCAATTAATTCTCGCACTTGCGCTTCTTGTTCAAGCTTAGTCTCAGCGGTAATCGGCAAATGGTAATACGGAATACCATGCCATTTCGCAAGATCCTCCAAATCAGGGTGATTTGAGATGATAACAGTAACATCAATGTTCAATTGACCAGTACGAAAACGATACAGTAAATCGTTCAAACAATGGTCATACTTGGACACCATAATAGCGACTTTTGGCTTATGATTCGGAGCAGTTAGCGACCAATCCATTGAAA
Protein-coding sequences here:
- a CDS encoding GyrI-like domain-containing protein encodes the protein MKQVTLVEHRVAGLSVRTNNASEMQPETAKIGALHQTFAQQANVNYEKGACLYGVYYQYDSDYTGDFNVLVGSDPSMVESKKELEMVVLPAGEYLVFSGEGEMPQIVIDVWGEIWRYFSGDNCAHQRLYTVDFECYTSENSVDVYIAVEH
- a CDS encoding FAD-binding oxidoreductase; translation: MKDIIAQLTDALGKNTLISGSSISDKYKTDWSGVAGSLPIALIRASSTEDVANTLKICNENKQPVVIQGGLTGISGGAVPQHNEIAISLERMSGVIEIDTDSMTITAHAGTPLQVLQEAAEEVGLCLPLDMGSRGTCTAGGVVSTNAGGNQVIRYGSTRALVLGLEAVLPDGTVISALNKMLKNNAGFDLKHLFIGSEGTLGIVTKVVMRLFPKANAVQTALCALSNFSDVLALLKKSYSELGDGITSFEVMWANYFDEVIDTVEQASSPFQEKHAFYALIEYQGRDHEQDNETFSRVLFEAMEAELVSDAVVAQSAKQTASFWQIRDGIGELLATMGPVVNTDISVPISQMENFVEQLESSLYEAFSDIKLRIFGHIGDSNLHLCAGTGSAEDLDAISANIMAMTGQFKGSVSAEHGIGVLKRKYLHYSRTPEEIALMRALKNTMDPNGILNAGRVI
- the purU gene encoding formyltetrahydrofolate deformylase, coding for MKSKTAPWIFTASCPSIIGTVDVVTRYMAQAGNYVDEIHSFDDRESGRFFIRIEFLPQDTDFNEETFKEGFTERAAEFSMDWSLTAPNHKPKVAIMVSKYDHCLNDLLYRFRTGQLNIDVTVIISNHPDLEDLAKWHGIPYYHLPITAETKLEQEAQVRELIEQYDTELVVLARYMQVLSPGMCEYLDGRAINIHHSLLPGFKGARPYHQAWEKGVKMVGATAHYVNNDLDEGPIISQGIQVVNHAHYVEDLIAKGQDIERVTLFNAVKCHVEKRVFLNGKRTVVFGG
- the dld gene encoding D-lactate dehydrogenase; protein product: MTETHFNLDLAAELKAIVGNQYTLTDEDKTKPYSQGFRLGGGKAYAVVRPGSLVEIWKCLQACVKADVIVIMQAANTGLTGGSTPNGADYDRPIVIISTMRIDDIQLLDQGKQIVGFAGSTLFGLEDTLKPYGREPHSVIGSSCIGASIVGGVCNNSGGALVQRGPAYTEMSLFAQVTQDGELQLVNNLGIELGSDPEEILTNLQNKTYQEKDVQFPEKRGSDNEYHERIRDVDADTPSRFNNDPRRLYEASGCAGKLAVFAVRIDTFPIPEKYQVFYIGTNDPAVMEQMRRDMLSTFKNLPVSGEYMHSSSYDISKKYGKDSYLVIDKLGTKYIPKMFALKRTVDRWAGKLKFMPSKFSDIMMQYASQLFPNHLPKRMEDFREKYEHHWIVETSNDGVAEAQAYLENFFKDNEGGFFACTKREADQAILHRFVTGGALTRYHIMNKKDLGSIMTIDVAFPRNERDWFEELPQDIEKKVAVKMYYGHFFCHVMHQNYIMKKGVDAKAVKKQILSSYDARGAEYPAEHNVGHEYIAKPALREFYQKTDPTNSFNSGIGGTSKLKNWQELSGEHTGCGCHK
- a CDS encoding carboxypeptidase M32; this encodes MSNYDKLTSHYQTLSHFNHAQAMLGWDAAANMPSGGSEARSNAMAELSVHIHRLSTQPQLEEWFGNAEQESFNTEQIATEQQASLREMKRQWQQATVVPEDLVQAQSIAGSKCEHAWRTQRQENDWTGFEKNWKEVVTLSREEAKIRGEALGLTPYDAMLDKFEPSTTTASLDTLFTDVKTWLPELIEKVLEKQKSESILLPSGTYSTATQKALGLEVMKLLQFDFDRGRLDQSVHPFCGGVPSDVRITTRYDEKDFVQALMGIVHETGHARYEQGLPKAFAGLPVGEARSMGIHESQSLFFEMQIGRSKPFISHLSRLSAEAFNAHNDPVFAEDNLYKIYTQVEKGFIRVDADELTYPAHVILRYEIERDLINGVIEHTDVPALWDEKMKAALGISTKDNYKNGCMQDIHWTDGAFGYFPSYTLGAMYAAQYKATMMNTVDFGCDFDMAIQSGDLNPIFQWLSDNIWSQASLHTTDELVKRATGETLNAAHFRKHLEGRYL
- a CDS encoding WYL domain-containing protein, coding for MTRANTTKHLDRLEQLTAILKSEDALTSKMIAEELNISERTLFRDIGILRERGLPIEADKGRGGGIKLHRHWGVGRLSLESQEIIDLLISLAIAESMGPTLFMRNIDTVRQKLMASFSPKQKEKMHQLRKRIHVGEQASPDVLQSFSTKKQETKATIETLHHAFLFNRRLSIIYQDFYNQETQRDIEAHYLYLGFPVWYLLAWDYLRNDVRIFRYDRIKQADILPQEFTVRPLSDFHDILTKQNVRTL
- a CDS encoding addiction module protein yields the protein MKLNDLTASEKVTLAQQLWDSVASDQNAIKLTTTQKNELDNRLAQFELDQNVGSDWDNVKSKFFN
- a CDS encoding BLUF domain-containing protein — protein: MDLVRLIYTSTITEQFEVDDIARILKVARVNNKALNVTGLLSFNRRFFLQCLEGTRKDVNEIYHKIVTDDRHKNPEIIDYQTISAREFAGWNMGYLQNTDSLRELFYQHTKSVNFDPYNMNGENALSLLLDIRDEIKKAEAVS
- a CDS encoding alpha/beta hydrolase codes for the protein MGVKKIGVALSSLLLAACTKVGIEVANLPSHFSDTKSTKDIAYGAKKWQKLDIYVFPNETQESKPVIVFFYGGSWKDGSKDMYPFVGELFAKQGYVTVIADYSKYPQVKFPTFVEDGAKAVAWTYRHIAEYQGDPERLYVAGHSAGAHIGALVTADKHYLEANGLSPSIIKGFAGLSGPYDFVPREEDYKDMFGPPENYPNMQVPTFIDGTEPPMLLLWGADDEIVYKSNMDKLIDKIQTEKGQVESKVYEGVDHVEMVSSLMWFFKSKAPIAQDMNAFFQRHGANAKKVKD